A single Oryctolagus cuniculus chromosome 16, mOryCun1.1, whole genome shotgun sequence DNA region contains:
- the SLC39A3 gene encoding zinc transporter ZIP3 isoform X2, which yields MTELLVAKLLCMAGVFACMLLGALLPVRFLEADAGKAPRPRKVLALCNSFGGGVFLATCFNALLPAVRAKLQRVLSLAHVSTDYPLAETTMLLGFFLTLLLEQLVLTFRKEKPPFIDLETFNAGSDAGSDSEYESPFMAGARGHAHGPRLRAQELPGAGPLRLLSLVSALSAHSVFEGLALGLQEEGERVVSLFVGVAVHETLVAVALGVSMARSAVPLRHAAKLAVTVSAMIPLGIGAGLGIESARGLAGSVVSVLLQGLAGGTFLFVTFLEVLAKELEDKSDRLLRVLFLVLGYAVLAAMVFLK from the exons ATGACGGAGCTGCTGGTGGCCAAGCTGCTGTGCATGGCGGGCGTGTTCGCGTGCATGCTGCTGGGCGCGCTGCTGCCCGTGCGCTTCCTGGAGGCCGACGCGGGCAAGGCGCCGCGGCCCCGCAAGGTGCTGGCGCTCTGCAACAGCTTCGGCGGCGGCGTCTTCCTGGCCACCTGCTTCAACGCCCTGCTGCCCGCCGTGCGCGCCAAG ctgcagCGGGTGCTGAGCCTGGCCCACGTGAGCACCGACTACCCGCTGGCCGAGACCACCATGCTGCTGGGCTTCTTCCTGACCCTGCTCCTGGAGCAGCTGGTGCTGACCTTCCGCAAGGAGAAGCCGCCCTTCATCGACCTGGAGACCTTCAACGCGGGCTCGGACGCGGGCAGCGACTCCGAGTACGAGAGCCCCTTCATGGCCGGCGCGCGGGGCCACGCCCACGGCCCCCGCCTGCGCGCGCAGGAGCTGCCGGGCGCCGGCCCCCTGCGCCTGCTCAGCCTGGTCTCGGCGCTGTCGGCGCACTCGGTCTTCGAGGGCCTGGCGCTGGGCCTGCAGGAGGAGGGCGAGCGTGTGGTCAGCCTGTTCGTGGGCGTGGCCGTGCACGAGACGCTGGTGGCCGTGGCGCTGGGCGTCAGCATGGCCCGGAGCGCCGTGCCGCTGCGGCACGCGGCCAAGCTGGCGGTCACGGTGAGCGCCATGATCCCCCTGGGCATCGGCGCGGGCCTGGGCATCGAGAGCGCCCGCGGCCTGGCGGGCAGCGTGGTGTCCGTGCTGCTGCAGGGCCTGGCGGGCGGCACCTTCCTCTTCGTCACCTTCCTGGAAGTCCTGGCCAAGGAGCTGGAGGACAAGAGCGACCGCCTGCTCAGGGTCCTCTTCCTGGTGCTGGGCTACGCCGTGCTGGCCGCCATGGTCTTCCTCAAGTG A
- the SGTA gene encoding small glutamine-rich tetratricopeptide repeat-containing protein alpha isoform X4 — protein sequence MDTKKRLAYAIIQFLHEQLRHGGLSSDAQESLEVAIQCLETAFGVTVDDSDLALPQTLPEIFEAAATGKETQPEPRSPERTPPSEEDYAEAERLKTEGNEQMKGENYEAAVHFYGKAIELNPANAVYFCNRAAAYSKLGNYAGAVQDCERAIGIDPSYSKAYGRMGLALSSLNKHAEAVAYYKKALELDPDNETYKSNLKIAELKLREAPSPSGGVGSFDIAGLLSNPGFISMASNLMNNPQLQQLMSGMISGGHNPLGTPGTSPSQNDLASLIQAGQQFAQQMQQQNPELIEQLRSQMRSRTPSASNDEQQE from the exons ATGGACACCAAGAAGCGCCTGGCCTACGCCATCATCCAGTTCCTGCACGAGCAGCTGCGGCACGGCGGGCTCTCGTCCGACGCCCAGGAGAGCTTGGAAG TCGCCATCCAGTGCCTGGAGACGGCTTTCGGGGTCACGGTGGACGACAGCGACCTGGCGCTGCCCCAGACCCTGCCGGAAATCTTTGAAGCGGCCGCCACCGGCAAG GAGACGCAGCCCGAGCCGAGGAGCCCCGAGCGGACCCCGCCCTCGGAGGAGGACTACGCGGAGGCAGAGCGCCTCAAAACCGAAG GGAACGAGCAGATGAAGGGGGAGAACTACGAAGCCGCCGTGCACTTCTACGGCAAAGCCATCGAGCTGAACCCGGCCAACGCCGTCTACTTCTGCAACAG AGCCGCAGCCTACAGCAAGCTGGGCAACTACGCGGGCGCCGTGCAGGACTGCGAGCGCGCCATCGGCATAGACCCGTCCTACAGCAAAGCCTACGGCCGCATGGG CCTGGCGCTGTCCAGCTTGAACAAGCACGCGGAGGCCGTGGCCTACTACAAGAAGGCCTTGGAGCTGGACCCCGACAACGAGACCTACAAGTCCAACCTCAAGATCGCGGAGCTGAAGCTGCGGGAGGCCCCGAGCCCG AGCGGCGGCGTGGGCAGCTTCGACATCGCCGGCCTGCTGAGCAACCCCGGCTTCATCAGCATG GCGTCGAACCTGATGAACAACCCCCAGCTTCAGCAGCT catgtCCGGGATGATCTCCGGCGGCCACAACCCCCTGGGCACGCCCGGCACCAGCCCCTCGCAGAACGACCTGGCCAGCCTCATCCAGGC CGGGCAGCAGTTCGCGCAGCAGATGCAGCAGCAGAACCCCGAGCTCATCGAGCAGCTGCGCAGCCAGATGCGGAGCCGGACGCCGAGCGCCAGCAACGACGAGCAGCAGGAGTGA
- the SGTA gene encoding small glutamine-rich tetratricopeptide repeat-containing protein alpha isoform X3: MDTKKRLAYAIIQFLHEQLRHGGLSSDAQESLEVAIQCLETAFGVTVDDSDLALPQTLPEIFEAAATGKQETQPEPRSPERTPPSEEDYAEAERLKTEGNEQMKGENYEAAVHFYGKAIELNPANAVYFCNRAAAYSKLGNYAGAVQDCERAIGIDPSYSKAYGRMGLALSSLNKHAEAVAYYKKALELDPDNETYKSNLKIAELKLREAPSPSGGVGSFDIAGLLSNPGFISMASNLMNNPQLQQLMSGMISGGHNPLGTPGTSPSQNDLASLIQAGQQFAQQMQQQNPELIEQLRSQMRSRTPSASNDEQQE; encoded by the exons ATGGACACCAAGAAGCGCCTGGCCTACGCCATCATCCAGTTCCTGCACGAGCAGCTGCGGCACGGCGGGCTCTCGTCCGACGCCCAGGAGAGCTTGGAAG TCGCCATCCAGTGCCTGGAGACGGCTTTCGGGGTCACGGTGGACGACAGCGACCTGGCGCTGCCCCAGACCCTGCCGGAAATCTTTGAAGCGGCCGCCACCGGCAAG CAGGAGACGCAGCCCGAGCCGAGGAGCCCCGAGCGGACCCCGCCCTCGGAGGAGGACTACGCGGAGGCAGAGCGCCTCAAAACCGAAG GGAACGAGCAGATGAAGGGGGAGAACTACGAAGCCGCCGTGCACTTCTACGGCAAAGCCATCGAGCTGAACCCGGCCAACGCCGTCTACTTCTGCAACAG AGCCGCAGCCTACAGCAAGCTGGGCAACTACGCGGGCGCCGTGCAGGACTGCGAGCGCGCCATCGGCATAGACCCGTCCTACAGCAAAGCCTACGGCCGCATGGG CCTGGCGCTGTCCAGCTTGAACAAGCACGCGGAGGCCGTGGCCTACTACAAGAAGGCCTTGGAGCTGGACCCCGACAACGAGACCTACAAGTCCAACCTCAAGATCGCGGAGCTGAAGCTGCGGGAGGCCCCGAGCCCG AGCGGCGGCGTGGGCAGCTTCGACATCGCCGGCCTGCTGAGCAACCCCGGCTTCATCAGCATG GCGTCGAACCTGATGAACAACCCCCAGCTTCAGCAGCT catgtCCGGGATGATCTCCGGCGGCCACAACCCCCTGGGCACGCCCGGCACCAGCCCCTCGCAGAACGACCTGGCCAGCCTCATCCAGGC CGGGCAGCAGTTCGCGCAGCAGATGCAGCAGCAGAACCCCGAGCTCATCGAGCAGCTGCGCAGCCAGATGCGGAGCCGGACGCCGAGCGCCAGCAACGACGAGCAGCAGGAGTGA
- the SLC39A3 gene encoding zinc transporter ZIP3 isoform X1, translating to MTELLVAKLLCMAGVFACMLLGALLPVRFLEADAGKAPRPRKVLALCNSFGGGVFLATCFNALLPAVRAKLQRVLSLAHVSTDYPLAETTMLLGFFLTLLLEQLVLTFRKEKPPFIDLETFNAGSDAGSDSEYESPFMAGARGHAHGPRLRAQELPGAGPLRLLSLVSALSAHSVFEGLALGLQEEGERVVSLFVGVAVHETLVAVALGVSMARSAVPLRHAAKLAVTVSAMIPLGIGAGLGIESARGLAGSVVSVLLQGLAGGTFLFVTFLEVLAKELEDKSDRLLRVLFLVLGYAVLAAMVFLKW from the exons ATGACGGAGCTGCTGGTGGCCAAGCTGCTGTGCATGGCGGGCGTGTTCGCGTGCATGCTGCTGGGCGCGCTGCTGCCCGTGCGCTTCCTGGAGGCCGACGCGGGCAAGGCGCCGCGGCCCCGCAAGGTGCTGGCGCTCTGCAACAGCTTCGGCGGCGGCGTCTTCCTGGCCACCTGCTTCAACGCCCTGCTGCCCGCCGTGCGCGCCAAG ctgcagCGGGTGCTGAGCCTGGCCCACGTGAGCACCGACTACCCGCTGGCCGAGACCACCATGCTGCTGGGCTTCTTCCTGACCCTGCTCCTGGAGCAGCTGGTGCTGACCTTCCGCAAGGAGAAGCCGCCCTTCATCGACCTGGAGACCTTCAACGCGGGCTCGGACGCGGGCAGCGACTCCGAGTACGAGAGCCCCTTCATGGCCGGCGCGCGGGGCCACGCCCACGGCCCCCGCCTGCGCGCGCAGGAGCTGCCGGGCGCCGGCCCCCTGCGCCTGCTCAGCCTGGTCTCGGCGCTGTCGGCGCACTCGGTCTTCGAGGGCCTGGCGCTGGGCCTGCAGGAGGAGGGCGAGCGTGTGGTCAGCCTGTTCGTGGGCGTGGCCGTGCACGAGACGCTGGTGGCCGTGGCGCTGGGCGTCAGCATGGCCCGGAGCGCCGTGCCGCTGCGGCACGCGGCCAAGCTGGCGGTCACGGTGAGCGCCATGATCCCCCTGGGCATCGGCGCGGGCCTGGGCATCGAGAGCGCCCGCGGCCTGGCGGGCAGCGTGGTGTCCGTGCTGCTGCAGGGCCTGGCGGGCGGCACCTTCCTCTTCGTCACCTTCCTGGAAGTCCTGGCCAAGGAGCTGGAGGACAAGAGCGACCGCCTGCTCAGGGTCCTCTTCCTGGTGCTGGGCTACGCCGTGCTGGCCGCCATGGTCTTCCTCAAGTGGTGA
- the SGTA gene encoding small glutamine-rich tetratricopeptide repeat-containing protein alpha isoform X2 yields MDTKKRLAYAIIQFLHEQLRHGGLSSDAQESLEVAIQCLETAFGVTVDDSDLALPQTLPEIFEAAATGKETQPEPRSPERTPPSEEDYAEAERLKTEGNEQMKGENYEAAVHFYGKAIELNPANAVYFCNRAAAYSKLGNYAGAVQDCERAIGIDPSYSKAYGRMGLALSSLNKHAEAVAYYKKALELDPDNETYKSNLKIAELKLREAPSPSGGVGSFDIAGLLSNPGFISMASNLMNNPQLQQLMSGMISGGHNPLGTPGTSPSQNDLASLIQASRSRCSSRTPSSSSSCAARCGAGRRAPATTSSRSERRPALPWPPAPRVAVFAGLPESRKSDPHAQMDCVPWPPLVL; encoded by the exons ATGGACACCAAGAAGCGCCTGGCCTACGCCATCATCCAGTTCCTGCACGAGCAGCTGCGGCACGGCGGGCTCTCGTCCGACGCCCAGGAGAGCTTGGAAG TCGCCATCCAGTGCCTGGAGACGGCTTTCGGGGTCACGGTGGACGACAGCGACCTGGCGCTGCCCCAGACCCTGCCGGAAATCTTTGAAGCGGCCGCCACCGGCAAG GAGACGCAGCCCGAGCCGAGGAGCCCCGAGCGGACCCCGCCCTCGGAGGAGGACTACGCGGAGGCAGAGCGCCTCAAAACCGAAG GGAACGAGCAGATGAAGGGGGAGAACTACGAAGCCGCCGTGCACTTCTACGGCAAAGCCATCGAGCTGAACCCGGCCAACGCCGTCTACTTCTGCAACAG AGCCGCAGCCTACAGCAAGCTGGGCAACTACGCGGGCGCCGTGCAGGACTGCGAGCGCGCCATCGGCATAGACCCGTCCTACAGCAAAGCCTACGGCCGCATGGG CCTGGCGCTGTCCAGCTTGAACAAGCACGCGGAGGCCGTGGCCTACTACAAGAAGGCCTTGGAGCTGGACCCCGACAACGAGACCTACAAGTCCAACCTCAAGATCGCGGAGCTGAAGCTGCGGGAGGCCCCGAGCCCG AGCGGCGGCGTGGGCAGCTTCGACATCGCCGGCCTGCTGAGCAACCCCGGCTTCATCAGCATG GCGTCGAACCTGATGAACAACCCCCAGCTTCAGCAGCT catgtCCGGGATGATCTCCGGCGGCCACAACCCCCTGGGCACGCCCGGCACCAGCCCCTCGCAGAACGACCTGGCCAGCCTCATCCAGGC TTCGCGCAGCAGATGCAGCAGCAGAACCCCGAGCTCATCGAGCAGCTGCGCAGCCAGATGCGGAGCCGGACGCCGAGCGCCAGCAACGACGAGCAGCAGGAGTGAGCG ccgccccgccctcccctggCCGCCGGCCCCGCGTGTTGCCGTCTTCGCTGGACTGCCCGAGAGCAGAAAGTCGGACCCGCATGCGCAGATGGATTGTGTTCCCTGGCCCCCCCTTGTCCTCTGA
- the SGTA gene encoding small glutamine-rich tetratricopeptide repeat-containing protein alpha isoform X1 — translation MDTKKRLAYAIIQFLHEQLRHGGLSSDAQESLEVAIQCLETAFGVTVDDSDLALPQTLPEIFEAAATGKQETQPEPRSPERTPPSEEDYAEAERLKTEGNEQMKGENYEAAVHFYGKAIELNPANAVYFCNRAAAYSKLGNYAGAVQDCERAIGIDPSYSKAYGRMGLALSSLNKHAEAVAYYKKALELDPDNETYKSNLKIAELKLREAPSPSGGVGSFDIAGLLSNPGFISMASNLMNNPQLQQLMSGMISGGHNPLGTPGTSPSQNDLASLIQASRSRCSSRTPSSSSSCAARCGAGRRAPATTSSRSERRPALPWPPAPRVAVFAGLPESRKSDPHAQMDCVPWPPLVL, via the exons ATGGACACCAAGAAGCGCCTGGCCTACGCCATCATCCAGTTCCTGCACGAGCAGCTGCGGCACGGCGGGCTCTCGTCCGACGCCCAGGAGAGCTTGGAAG TCGCCATCCAGTGCCTGGAGACGGCTTTCGGGGTCACGGTGGACGACAGCGACCTGGCGCTGCCCCAGACCCTGCCGGAAATCTTTGAAGCGGCCGCCACCGGCAAG CAGGAGACGCAGCCCGAGCCGAGGAGCCCCGAGCGGACCCCGCCCTCGGAGGAGGACTACGCGGAGGCAGAGCGCCTCAAAACCGAAG GGAACGAGCAGATGAAGGGGGAGAACTACGAAGCCGCCGTGCACTTCTACGGCAAAGCCATCGAGCTGAACCCGGCCAACGCCGTCTACTTCTGCAACAG AGCCGCAGCCTACAGCAAGCTGGGCAACTACGCGGGCGCCGTGCAGGACTGCGAGCGCGCCATCGGCATAGACCCGTCCTACAGCAAAGCCTACGGCCGCATGGG CCTGGCGCTGTCCAGCTTGAACAAGCACGCGGAGGCCGTGGCCTACTACAAGAAGGCCTTGGAGCTGGACCCCGACAACGAGACCTACAAGTCCAACCTCAAGATCGCGGAGCTGAAGCTGCGGGAGGCCCCGAGCCCG AGCGGCGGCGTGGGCAGCTTCGACATCGCCGGCCTGCTGAGCAACCCCGGCTTCATCAGCATG GCGTCGAACCTGATGAACAACCCCCAGCTTCAGCAGCT catgtCCGGGATGATCTCCGGCGGCCACAACCCCCTGGGCACGCCCGGCACCAGCCCCTCGCAGAACGACCTGGCCAGCCTCATCCAGGC TTCGCGCAGCAGATGCAGCAGCAGAACCCCGAGCTCATCGAGCAGCTGCGCAGCCAGATGCGGAGCCGGACGCCGAGCGCCAGCAACGACGAGCAGCAGGAGTGAGCG ccgccccgccctcccctggCCGCCGGCCCCGCGTGTTGCCGTCTTCGCTGGACTGCCCGAGAGCAGAAAGTCGGACCCGCATGCGCAGATGGATTGTGTTCCCTGGCCCCCCCTTGTCCTCTGA